In Mus musculus strain C57BL/6J chromosome 1, GRCm38.p6 C57BL/6J, a single genomic region encodes these proteins:
- the Prox1 gene encoding prospero homeobox protein 1, producing the protein MPDHDSTALLSRQTKRRRVDIGVKRTVGTASAFFAKARATFFSAMNPQGSEQDVEYSVVQHADGEKSNVLRKLLKRANSYEDAMMPFPGATIISQLLKNNMNKNGGTEPSFQASGLSSTGSEVHQEDICSNSSRDSPPECLSPFGRPTMSQFDVDRLCDEHLRAKRARVENIIRGMSHSPSVALRGNENEREMAPQSVSPRESYRENKRKQKLPQQQQQSFQQLVSARKEQKREERRQLKQQLEDMQKQLRQLQEKFYQVYDSTDSENDEDGDLSEDSMRSEILDARAQDSVGRSDNEMCELDPGQFIDRARALIREQEMAENKPKREGSNKERDHGPNSLQPEGKHLAETLKQELNTAMSQVVDTVVKVFSAKPSRQVPQVFPPLQIPQARFAVNGENHNFHTANQRLQCFGDVIIPNPLDTFGSVQMPSSTDQTEALPLVVRKNSSEQSASGPATGGHHQPLHQSPLSATAGFTTPSFRHPFPLPLMAYPFQSPLGAPSGSFSGKDRASPESLDLTRDTTSLRTKMSSHHLSHHPCSPAHPPSTAEGLSLSLIKSECGDLQDMSDISPYSGSAMQEGLSPNHLKKAKLMFFYTRYPSSNMLKTYFSDVKFNRCITSQLIKWFSNFREFYYIQMEKYARQAINDGVTSTEELSITRDCELYRALNMHYNKANDFEVPERFLEVAQITLREFFNAIIAGKDVDPSWKKAIYKVICKLDSEVPEIFKSPNCLQELLHE; encoded by the exons ATGCCTGACCATGACAGCACAGCCCTCTTAAGCCGGCAAACCAAGAGGAGAAGGGTTGACATTGGAGTGAAAAGGACGGTAGGGACAGCATCTGCATTTTTTGCTAAGGCAAGGGCAACATTTTTCAGTGCCATGAATCCCCAAGGTTCAGAGCAGGATGTTGAATATTCTGTGGTGCAACACGCAGATGGGGAAAAGTCGAACGTACTCCGCAAGCTGCTGAAGAGGGCGAACTCGTATGAAGATGCCATGATGCCTTTTCCAGGAGCAACTATAATTTCCCAGCTGTTGAAAAATAACATGAACAAAAACGGTGGCACCGAGCCCAGTTTCCAAGCCAGCGGACTCTCTAGCACAGGCTCCGAAGTACATCAGGAGGATATATGTAGCAACTCTTCAAGAGACAGCCCCCCAGAGTGTCTTTCCCCTTTTGGCAGGCCTACTATGAGCCAGTTTGATGTGGATCGCTTATGTGATGAGCACCTGAGAGCAAAGCGCGCCCGGGTTGAGAATATCATTCGGGGTATGAGCCATTCCCCCAGTGTGGCATTAAGGGGCAATGAAAACGAAAGAGAGATGGCCCCGCAGTCTGTGAGTCCCCGAGAAAGTTACAGAGAAAACAAACGCAAGCAGAAGCTgccccagcagcagcaacagagttTCCAGCAGCTGGTTTCAGCCCGAAAAGAACAGAAGCGAGAGGAGCGCCGACAGCTGAAACAGCAGCTGGAAGACATGCAGAAGCAGCTGCGCCAGCTGCAGGAGAAGTTCTACCAGGTCTATGACAGCACAGACTCCGAAAATGATGAAGATGGCGacctgtctgaagacagcatgcGCTCGGAGATCCTGGATGCACGGGCCCAGGACTCGGTGGGGCGCTCAGACAATGAGATGTGTGAGCTGGACCCAGGGCAGTTCATCGACAGGGCCCGAGCCCTAATCAGGGAGCAGGAGATGGCTGAGAACAAGCCTAAGCGAGAAGGcagcaacaaagaaagagaccacGGGCCAAACTCCTTGCAGCCAGAAGGCAAGCATCTGGCAGAGACCTTAAAACAGGAGCTGAACACGGCCATGTCGCAGGTTGTGGACACGGTGGTCAAAGTCTTCTCAGCCAAACCCTCTCGCCAGGTTCCTCAGGTCTTCCCACCTCTCCAGATCCCCCAGGCCAGATTCGCAGTCAACGGGGAAAACCACAATTTCCACACGGCCAACCAGCGCCTGCAATGCTTTGGTGATGTCATCATTCCGAACCCCTTGGACACCTTTGGCAGTGTGCAGATGCCTAGTTCCACAGACCAGACGGAAGCCCTTCCCCTGGTGGTCCGAAAAAACTCATCCGAGCAATCTGCCTCTGGCCCGGCCACTGGCGGCCACCACCAGCCCCTGCACCAGTCACCCCTCTCCGCCACTGCAGGCTTCACCACCCCTAGCTTCCGCCATCCCTTTCCCCTGCCCTTGATGGCTTATCCATTTCAGAGTCCACTAGGTGCTCCCTCCGGCTCCTTCTCGGGGAAGGACAGAGCCTCTCCTGAGTCCTTAGACTTGACTCGGGACACAACAAGTCTGAGGACCAAGATGTCATCACACCATCTGAGCCACCACCCCTGTTCACCAGCACACCCACCCAGCACCGCAGAAGGACTCTCTTTGTCACTCATAAAGTCTGAGTGTGGAGATCTTCAAGATATGTCCGACATCTCACCTTATTCAGGAAGCGCA ATGCAGGAAGGGCTATCACCCAATCACTTGAAAAAGGCAAAACTCATGTTCTTTTACACCCGCTACCCCAGCTCCAACATGCTGAAGACCTACTTCTCGGACGTGAAG TTCAACAGATGCATTACCTCGCAGCTCATCAAGTGGTTCAGCAATTTCCGTGAGTTTTACTATATCCAGATGGAGAAGTATGCGCGTCAAGCCATCAATGATGGAGTCACCAGTACAGAAGAGCTCTCCATCACCAGGGATTGTGAGCTATACCGAGCCCTCAACATGCACTACAACAAAGCAAATGACTTTGAG GTTCCAGAGAGATTCCTGGAAGTTGCGCAGATCACGTTACGGGAGTTTTTCAATGCCATCATCGCGGGCAAAGATGTTGATCCTTCCTGGAAGAAGGCCATTTACAAGGTCATCTGCAAGCTGGATAGTGAAGTTCCTGAGATTTTCAAATCCCCTAACTGCCTACAAGAACTCCTTCACGAGTAG
- the Prox1 gene encoding prospero homeobox protein 1 isoform X1, translating to MPDHDSTALLSRQTKRRRVDIGVKRTVGTASAFFAKARATFFSAMNPQGSEQDVEYSVVQHADGEKSNVLRKLLKRANSYEDAMMPFPGATIISQLLKNNMNKNGGTEPSFQASGLSSTGSEVHQEDICSNSSRDSPPECLSPFGRPTMSQFDVDRLCDEHLRAKRARVENIIRGMSHSPSVALRGNENEREMAPQSVSPRESYRENKRKQKLPQQQQQSFQQLVSARKEQKREERRQLKQQLEDMQKQLRQLQEKFYQVYDSTDSENDEDGDLSEDSMRSEILDARAQDSVGRSDNEMCELDPGQFIDRARALIREQEMAENKPKREGSNKERDHGPNSLQPEGKHLAETLKQELNTAMSQVVDTVVKVFSAKPSRQVPQVFPPLQIPQARFAVNGENHNFHTANQRLQCFGDVIIPNPLDTFGSVQMPSSTDQTEALPLVVRKNSSEQSASGPATGGHHQPLHQSPLSATAGFTTPSFRHPFPLPLMAYPFQSPLGAPSGSFSGKDRASPESLDLTRDTTSLRTKMSSHHLSHHPCSPAHPPSTAEGLSLSLIKSECGDLQDMSDISPYSGSAMQEGLSPNHLKKAKLMFFYTRYPSSNMLKTYFSDVKFNRCITSQLIKWFSNFREFYYIQMEKYARQAINDGVTSTEELSITRDCELYRALNMHYNKANDFEQVPERFLEVAQITLREFFNAIIAGKDVDPSWKKAIYKVICKLDSEVPEIFKSPNCLQELLHE from the exons ATGCCTGACCATGACAGCACAGCCCTCTTAAGCCGGCAAACCAAGAGGAGAAGGGTTGACATTGGAGTGAAAAGGACGGTAGGGACAGCATCTGCATTTTTTGCTAAGGCAAGGGCAACATTTTTCAGTGCCATGAATCCCCAAGGTTCAGAGCAGGATGTTGAATATTCTGTGGTGCAACACGCAGATGGGGAAAAGTCGAACGTACTCCGCAAGCTGCTGAAGAGGGCGAACTCGTATGAAGATGCCATGATGCCTTTTCCAGGAGCAACTATAATTTCCCAGCTGTTGAAAAATAACATGAACAAAAACGGTGGCACCGAGCCCAGTTTCCAAGCCAGCGGACTCTCTAGCACAGGCTCCGAAGTACATCAGGAGGATATATGTAGCAACTCTTCAAGAGACAGCCCCCCAGAGTGTCTTTCCCCTTTTGGCAGGCCTACTATGAGCCAGTTTGATGTGGATCGCTTATGTGATGAGCACCTGAGAGCAAAGCGCGCCCGGGTTGAGAATATCATTCGGGGTATGAGCCATTCCCCCAGTGTGGCATTAAGGGGCAATGAAAACGAAAGAGAGATGGCCCCGCAGTCTGTGAGTCCCCGAGAAAGTTACAGAGAAAACAAACGCAAGCAGAAGCTgccccagcagcagcaacagagttTCCAGCAGCTGGTTTCAGCCCGAAAAGAACAGAAGCGAGAGGAGCGCCGACAGCTGAAACAGCAGCTGGAAGACATGCAGAAGCAGCTGCGCCAGCTGCAGGAGAAGTTCTACCAGGTCTATGACAGCACAGACTCCGAAAATGATGAAGATGGCGacctgtctgaagacagcatgcGCTCGGAGATCCTGGATGCACGGGCCCAGGACTCGGTGGGGCGCTCAGACAATGAGATGTGTGAGCTGGACCCAGGGCAGTTCATCGACAGGGCCCGAGCCCTAATCAGGGAGCAGGAGATGGCTGAGAACAAGCCTAAGCGAGAAGGcagcaacaaagaaagagaccacGGGCCAAACTCCTTGCAGCCAGAAGGCAAGCATCTGGCAGAGACCTTAAAACAGGAGCTGAACACGGCCATGTCGCAGGTTGTGGACACGGTGGTCAAAGTCTTCTCAGCCAAACCCTCTCGCCAGGTTCCTCAGGTCTTCCCACCTCTCCAGATCCCCCAGGCCAGATTCGCAGTCAACGGGGAAAACCACAATTTCCACACGGCCAACCAGCGCCTGCAATGCTTTGGTGATGTCATCATTCCGAACCCCTTGGACACCTTTGGCAGTGTGCAGATGCCTAGTTCCACAGACCAGACGGAAGCCCTTCCCCTGGTGGTCCGAAAAAACTCATCCGAGCAATCTGCCTCTGGCCCGGCCACTGGCGGCCACCACCAGCCCCTGCACCAGTCACCCCTCTCCGCCACTGCAGGCTTCACCACCCCTAGCTTCCGCCATCCCTTTCCCCTGCCCTTGATGGCTTATCCATTTCAGAGTCCACTAGGTGCTCCCTCCGGCTCCTTCTCGGGGAAGGACAGAGCCTCTCCTGAGTCCTTAGACTTGACTCGGGACACAACAAGTCTGAGGACCAAGATGTCATCACACCATCTGAGCCACCACCCCTGTTCACCAGCACACCCACCCAGCACCGCAGAAGGACTCTCTTTGTCACTCATAAAGTCTGAGTGTGGAGATCTTCAAGATATGTCCGACATCTCACCTTATTCAGGAAGCGCA ATGCAGGAAGGGCTATCACCCAATCACTTGAAAAAGGCAAAACTCATGTTCTTTTACACCCGCTACCCCAGCTCCAACATGCTGAAGACCTACTTCTCGGACGTGAAG TTCAACAGATGCATTACCTCGCAGCTCATCAAGTGGTTCAGCAATTTCCGTGAGTTTTACTATATCCAGATGGAGAAGTATGCGCGTCAAGCCATCAATGATGGAGTCACCAGTACAGAAGAGCTCTCCATCACCAGGGATTGTGAGCTATACCGAGCCCTCAACATGCACTACAACAAAGCAAATGACTTTGAG CAGGTTCCAGAGAGATTCCTGGAAGTTGCGCAGATCACGTTACGGGAGTTTTTCAATGCCATCATCGCGGGCAAAGATGTTGATCCTTCCTGGAAGAAGGCCATTTACAAGGTCATCTGCAAGCTGGATAGTGAAGTTCCTGAGATTTTCAAATCCCCTAACTGCCTACAAGAACTCCTTCACGAGTAG